In Benincasa hispida cultivar B227 chromosome 8, ASM972705v1, whole genome shotgun sequence, the sequence tcatattagacataaaattcaaatttattagcattgacacaaaattgaaagataagaacaattaattaaaagtttataagCTAAATAGACAACTCGAAGTTGATTAAACTATAGGGTATAATGAGTATTGTATTAGTATAGTATAGCAAGCATCCTTTACAAACTTCTTTACAATATCAGTATATGATGTGGAAGAAGATACACAAAAAGGAACTACTGTatcaacccaaaaacaaaacaagcCAAAATGAGAGAGAATAAAGAAGTGCAAACTTTGAGAGAGTTTTTCTTAACATTCTAGCTCTTGATGCACTGTTATCTCATGGAATACTTGCAATCTGTTTCTCCTCATCAAGTTGTTTTCCTGCCCAGAATTACAACAAACCTCAGTTGTCAAATCTTTCCTTGGCAGTGGCGAGGTGCAGCGGTTATTGGTCGACTCTAGCATAGGCTGTTGGTCGAAATACAAGGGTCGCCGTACTGCCGGATTTCTCAACAAAACAACGTCACCTGAGTCTTTAGCTCCATCTTTGATCTCAAGTGAATCAAATGTTATGATATCTTCCACTTGATTATTGCTGCTTGGACTCTGATTTTTCTGGTGGAGTATGTTGGAATTTAGATTTTCATCATTGAACTTGAACTCTCCATTGTCACTGCTGCTGCTCCAATTGTCGTCAAAGCAATTGACTTGACCTCTTCCGCTTGACGACGACATTTCTTCtgtatcttcttctttctcgaCGTCACtgtcttcttcctcttcttcaacCATATCTGCCCAACTTTTCTTCCCACCAACTGTTGATGAATTATCTTTGAACTTTTGATCAACAGTTACGTGTTCTTCCTTTATCTTGATCGAGCCGTACAGCACTGCGCCTTCTCCATACTTGATATCTCCACAAGAAGTCTTTTTCCAGTCTGCAGCAAGATCTTGAGGTTCATCACTCACTGCTCTGGAAAGTTCAGATCTTCCAAAGTTTGAATCTTGAATATTTTCAGTGTTTGTGGGCGGCTCAAATGAAAGTTTTCTACTAGAACTGCTGCTGATCAAACTTCGGAAGCATTCGGTCGCCTTTCTCGAATGTTCTCCTCCATTCATACCCCATGAACAACTCCTTGGCTGTGTAAATGGAACTTCCAGTTCAGCTGGATCAGGAGCTGCAGACCTGTACTTTGTCTTGTAATTCGAAGTCGGTCCGGCGGTTCCTTCAGATTCAGAAGAAGCATCTACAACAAAGCCATTGTCAAAACTTTGATCCTTCATTGAAggattctcaaacaaaactttCCTAGATCTTTTTCGCTGCTGCCTCCTTTCCTTCGACCGCCATCGATTATTGAATTCCCAAAAGGAGTTTTTCGGTTGAGTGAATGGAACTTCGACATTTCTTTTCGCTGGAATCGGAGATGAATACAGTGAGCAGCAGTTGAAACTCTCATCTACTAATCTCAATAAACCATCCTGGTTGTTTCGGTTTCCCTTCTTTTTGATGGGAAGAATGCAGGAGTCAGTTTTTCCTAGATTTTCAATGAAACAACCTTCACTCCATTTATCACAATGCAGATAATTATGTGAAGAATTCACAGCTCCATTTGACTTGTTCTCATAGCAATCCCAGTGATGATTGTCGTCCCGACTATTTTCATTGATGTACATCTGTTCATCATCATGAGTCCACCTTGTGGATGTAGTCATCTGAGGAACACAAGGCCCAGCTCTAGCAGTCGTGTTCTTTGAGGTTATTGCAGTCACAGTGCAGTTATCTTCTTCGTGTCCTGTTgaattgaatgaatttgattCTTTTTCGGCCAGCATGTGAGACGCACGTTCAAATGATTTGGCATATGATTCTTCCATGGGCTTACCTCCAGAAGAAGCTCTTACAGACTGAAGCAGAGACTTTGCTTCCAGGAGCCGATTCGTAAGGATCAGACAGATAGCAAGATTGCATTTTTTGTTGTTATCTGACTCGAGAGACAAAGCTTTCCTGCAAGCAAAAATTACTTCCTTAAAAACTTATGAATTTATGATGCCTTGGATGTTAGAAAACATGAAAAAAGCTAGCTCTCATTCCAATGGTAAATCTTAACCTCATTGGATCAAAGTATACGGAGGAAACCGACTCACCGGTAATAATCTTCAGCGACATAGACATTGTCCAGCTGCAAGAAAGCCCAGGCCAAGTTGCCAAGAACTCTGAGTTGGGAAAGAGTTCTTGTAAGTCCGATGTAGAATTAATcaagaaaagaacaaaaacaaatttaatagcTACCTTGATTTCTCTTGTTCAATGGTAATTTGCACCTTCTTCCCCTGGGATCTTGCAGCCTTCGTCCTCTTCCCTCCAAAAACCGTGCCTTCTTCGATCTGTTTCAGCTTGCATTGAAGCATATCAATCTCTTCTTCTATTCTTCCAGATCTCTGCAAGAAAATTCAATCTCAAATGACATCTATGGGACTGAACAATGATTTCTTAAACATTGCCATATTCATTAAAAATTGAGACTGAACAATGGTTTCTCTCTTTACAGTAAACAGAATACACAAATCTCATTCATTAAACCAACAAAAGTTCTTACCTTGTATAATTCAATCAAGACATTGTCAATGGATTCCTGAGAATCATAAGGGCAGAGATGGCGAAACGATCTGATCGCCTCAATTGCCTCATCGGAGCGGTCCAGCTGCTTCATCACTACAGCCATGTCTTTCAGTGCACTATCCACTCGATCACCGGCATTTATCGCTGCCCAAAACAGAGAAACAGCCCTACTAGGATCTTTGTCTATCAACTGCAAAAGCAAAAATGACCAAAGACCTAAATTTTCATCACTTCAAAACGCCGAAACCCCCTTTGATActcatttagtttttgaaaattaaatctaaaaacaCCCTTTCTGCCTATAAATCTATTGATGTGTAAATCTACTTCTaactaatgttttaaaaaaccaaaccaagttttgaaaaaaaatcatttttaaaaacttgtttttgttttttgaatttggctaagaattcaactctcaACTCTAccgtaagaaattgagaggaaataattttcaaaaaccaaatggtttcTAGTACATACATTCTAATCACTAATCATCTACAAACTCATTGAAACAAGAACACAGCTTTAATTTCTTCAAGCTTTTAATCAGTTCAACCAAACCCCAAATGATCCATTTTATTAAACTAACAACTAATCTCCAATTCATTCCTCTCTGTTTCTCATTAATTCCCACTTAAAAACCCAACATTATTTGAATTAACCACCACAGAGAAGGAAAGAAACAGATTCAAAAACAGAACCAACAATCTTCAATTCAAGAACCAGAAacttcaaaacaaaaaacagaacAAAGCCACCAAGAACAAAACAGAGTACCAATCAACAAAAGAATTCGAacccaaaattcaaaaactcaCAAACCTGAACTTGTTTAGCCTTAACATAGGGAGAGTCCCCGGCGGGAACTTTATGAATGACATGAAAAAGATCAGACTTATTTGCAGAATTAGGAGACGATCTTTTCCTCTCTGAGAATGGCGACGTTTTGATTGACCGGAACGGCCTGGATTTCCACGAC encodes:
- the LOC120082846 gene encoding uncharacterized protein LOC120082846 isoform X2, translating into MWTNSGKNNFPCKGFSTPPPSWKSRPFRSIKTSPFSERKRSSPNSANKSDLFHVIHKVPAGDSPYVKAKQVQLIDKDPSRAVSLFWAAINAGDRVDSALKDMAVVMKQLDRSDEAIEAIRSFRHLCPYDSQESIDNVLIELYKRSGRIEEEIDMLQCKLKQIEEGTVFGGKRTKAARSQGKKVQITIEQEKSRVLGNLAWAFLQLDNVYVAEDYYRKALSLESDNNKKCNLAICLILTNRLLEAKSLLQSVRASSGGHEEDNCTVTAITSKNTTARAGPCVPQMTTSTRWTHDDEQMYINENSRDDNHHWDCYENKSNGAVNSSHNYLHCDKWSEGCFIENLGKTDSCILPIKKKGNRNNQDGLLRLVDESFNCCSLYSSPIPAKRNVEVPFTQPKNSFWEFNNRWRSKERRQQRKRSRKVLFENPSMKDQSFDNGFVVDASSESEGTAGPTSNYKTKYRSAAPDPAELEVPFTQPRSCSWGMNGGEHSRKATECFRSLISSSSSRKLSFEPPTNTENIQDSNFGRSELSRAVSDEPQDLAADWKKTSCGDIKYGEGAVLYGSIKIKEEHVTVDQKFKDNSSTVGGKKSWADMVEEEEEDSDVEKEEDTEEMSSSSGRGQVNCFDDNWSSSSDNGEFKFNDENLNSNILHQKNQSPSSNNQVEDIITFDSLEIKDGAKDSGDVVLLRNPAVRRPLYFDQQPMLESTNNRCTSPLPRKDLTTEVCCNSGQENNLMRRNRLQVFHEITVHQELEC
- the LOC120082846 gene encoding uncharacterized protein LOC120082846 isoform X1, with translation MWTNSGKNNFPCKGFSTPPPSWKSRPFRSIKTSPFSERKRSSPNSANKSDLFHVIHKVPAGDSPYVKAKQVQLIDKDPSRAVSLFWAAINAGDRVDSALKDMAVVMKQLDRSDEAIEAIRSFRHLCPYDSQESIDNVLIELYKRSGRIEEEIDMLQCKLKQIEEGTVFGGKRTKAARSQGKKVQITIEQEKSRVLGNLAWAFLQLDNVYVAEDYYRKALSLESDNNKKCNLAICLILTNRLLEAKSLLQSVRASSGGKPMEESYAKSFERASHMLAEKESNSFNSTGHEEDNCTVTAITSKNTTARAGPCVPQMTTSTRWTHDDEQMYINENSRDDNHHWDCYENKSNGAVNSSHNYLHCDKWSEGCFIENLGKTDSCILPIKKKGNRNNQDGLLRLVDESFNCCSLYSSPIPAKRNVEVPFTQPKNSFWEFNNRWRSKERRQQRKRSRKVLFENPSMKDQSFDNGFVVDASSESEGTAGPTSNYKTKYRSAAPDPAELEVPFTQPRSCSWGMNGGEHSRKATECFRSLISSSSSRKLSFEPPTNTENIQDSNFGRSELSRAVSDEPQDLAADWKKTSCGDIKYGEGAVLYGSIKIKEEHVTVDQKFKDNSSTVGGKKSWADMVEEEEEDSDVEKEEDTEEMSSSSGRGQVNCFDDNWSSSSDNGEFKFNDENLNSNILHQKNQSPSSNNQVEDIITFDSLEIKDGAKDSGDVVLLRNPAVRRPLYFDQQPMLESTNNRCTSPLPRKDLTTEVCCNSGQENNLMRRNRLQVFHEITVHQELEC